The following is a genomic window from Chryseobacterium ginsenosidimutans.
ATATTCAGCATCATTCAGAATGGTATATCTTAATTCTGCAAAACTGGTAAACCTGTCAATGAGACAAATACGATTAACCCTACGTTTAAATGATGCACGGCTGTATTCTGAAAAATCGTAGCCATACATTTCATAAACATCTTTAATCAAATATTCTATCTCTTCATCTTTTACAATACTCGGTTCCAGCATTCACTACAGTTTTTCAATGGCATTAATTAATTGATCTACATCGATCGGTTTTGATATATAATCCTGCGCTCCGACATCAAGACATTTCTGGCGGTCTTCGGGCATGGCCTGTGCAGTAACAGCAATCACAGGAATACCACTGATAGACGGTGTATTTCTTATAATTCTGATTGCTTCATAACCATCCAATTCCGGCATCATCATATCCATTAAAACCACATCAAAGTGTTTATCTTTTTTTAGCATCTCAATAGCTTCCGAAGCCATTGTGGTGCTTGCAATTTGATAACCACGAGATTTTAAGGTCAGTTTTAAAGCAAATATATTGCGTGGATCATCGTCCACAATTAAAATTTTCTTATTCATCAGAATCTAGCTGTTTAACTTTCATATAACCAAACACGAAGTAAGGACAATAACTGATCTATATCCACAGGTTTTGAGATATAATCCGAAGCTCCTGCCGTGATGCATTTTTCGCGCTCCCCGATCATTGATTTTGCGGTAATGGCAATAATTGGCAGCCTTGTGAACATCGGCATTTTTCTTACTTGTTTTATGGTTTCATAGCCATCCATTTCCGGCATCATCATATCCATTAAAATGACATCTACATCAGGATTTTCTTTAATCTGCTGTAACGCCTGTTTTCCATCCATTGCAACAACTACTTTTACTTTATACTTTTCTAAAGCTTTTGTTAAAGAGAAAATATTACGAACATCATCATCGGTAATTAAGATTTTTTTACCGCTCAAAACTTCTGTTAAAGAACCCAATGTTTTACTTCTTACATTTTCTATTGAATTATTTTTTTCCTCAACCAAATGCAAAAATAAACCAACTTCATCTAAAATCCTTTGATAAGAATGCGCCGTTTTTATGACAATAGAATCTGCATATTGCTTGATTTTAAGCTCTTCGGATTTAGACAAATTATGCTCTGTAAAAATAATAATCGGAAGATTCTCCAGTCCGTCATTGCTTTTTATAGATTCAATTACCTGATATTCATCACCTTTTGAGCTTCCG
Proteins encoded in this region:
- a CDS encoding response regulator; the protein is MNKKILIVDDDPRNIFALKLTLKSRGYQIASTTMASEAIEMLKKDKHFDVVLMDMMMPELDGYEAIRIIRNTPSISGIPVIAVTAQAMPEDRQKCLDVGAQDYISKPIDVDQLINAIEKL